In Papaver somniferum cultivar HN1 chromosome 1, ASM357369v1, whole genome shotgun sequence, a genomic segment contains:
- the LOC113357986 gene encoding conserved oligomeric Golgi complex subunit 3-like, protein MPVPSVHAAIRGSGGSKSSVSEGVETSVIYVRFKAAAGEIKSIVHQRISEFAKKEELPSLTRSGCAYLVQVCLHEHQLFVHFFPSSSEDVSSLSPLIDPLSTYLYDTLRPKLIHEENLDFLCELVDILKVKVLGEQLSARSDSLAGLRPTLERILAYVHERLTFRARTHIRDEIANYIPFDDDLDYPAKLERSAETEPATTSADENPDLFKTWYPPLEKTLSCLSKLYRCLEPAVFTGLAQEAVEVCATSNQKASKLIAKRSSTTDGQLFLIKHLLILREKIAPFDIEFSVTHKELDFSHLLVKCKAASLFDWTRSTSLARTLSPRVLESQLDAKKDLERNLKTTCEEFIMLVTKLVVDPMLSFVTKVTAVKGALSSGSQDRKPDSALAKPLRTRAFATPDKVTELVQKVSYNVPPIMMVFKMISYIRG, encoded by the exons ATGCCAGTACCAAGT GTCCATGCAGCAATCCGAGGCAGTGGTGGCAGCAAATCTTCCGTATCTGAAGGTGTGGAGACCTCTGTTATCTATGTTCGTTTTAAAGCAGCAGCTGGAGAG ATAAAAAGCATCGTGCATCAAAGGATCTCGGAATTTGCCAAAAAAGAGGAGTTGCCATCATTGACTAGGTCTGGATGTGCATACCTAGTGCAG GTATGCCTTCATGAGCACCAACTATTTGTTCATTTTTTCCCATCTTCCTCCGAGGACGTGTCTAGTTTGTCGCCATTAATAGATCCTCT GTCCACTTATTTGTATGATACTCTCCGGCCGAAACTTATCCATGAAGAAAATCTCGATTTTCTGTGTGAACTTGTTGACATTCTGAAAGTAAAAGTGCTAGGAGAACAGCTCAGTGCAAGAAGTGACTCATTAGCTGGGCTACGCCCCACACTAGAGAGAATATTGGCATACGTTCACGAGCGGTTAACTTTCCGTGCTCGTACACATATTCGTGATGAG ATAGCAAACTATATTCCTTTCGATGATGACCTAGATTACCCTGCAAAGCTTGAGCGATCTGCTGAGACTGAACCTGCAACTACCTCG GCCGACGAGAACCCAGATCTTTTCAAGACATGGTACCCACCATTGGAGAAAACCTTATCATGCCTGTCAAAGCTGTATCGTTGTTTAGAGCCTGCTGTTTTTACTGGTTTAGCTCAG GAAGCAGTAGAAGTTTGCGCAACATCCAATCAG AAAGCGAGCAAACTTATTGCTAAAAGATCAAGTACAACTGATGGGCAACTTTTCCTCATCAAGCATCTTCTTATCTTAAGGGAGAAG ATTGCACCATTTGATATAGAATTTTCTGTCACACACAAAGAACTAGATTTCTCTCATTTGCTGGTTA AATGTAAGGCGGCTTCTCTATTTGACTGGACAAGATCAACCTCGTTGGCAAGAACTTTATCCCCCCGGGTTTTGGAAAGTCAGCTGGATGCCAAGAAG GATCTGGAGAGAAACCTCAAAACCACTTGCGAAGAATTTATAATGTTGGTCACCAAGCTAGTTGTAGATCCGATGCTTTCGTTTGTGACTAAG GTGACAGCAGTGAAAGGTGCATTATCCTCAGGCAGCCAAGATAGAAAACCGGACTCAGCTTTGGCAAAACCCCTCAGGACTCGAGCCTTCGCTACTCCAGATAAAGTGACTGAGCTTGTTCAGAAGGTATCCTATAATGTCCCACCAATTATGATGGTTTTTAAAATGATTTCATATATCCGAGGTTGA
- the LOC113357990 gene encoding ribosome biogenesis protein BMS1-like — translation MASSSSSNQEFVLCSRSYLKVFKTTANSNPEVSAGLHFEADDQKYTVASKVEEEEEQPPYVIVVHGPRKVWKSPLIKSLIEHYTKENHDSLYMQGLVTIISGTQRRLQFVEFPKSVNGMRDAAKYADAVILLVDAYVGFQMETFEFVNVLRVHGVPKVMGVLTSLGMFENVEKQTKTKERLTNHFLTEIREGARLFCLSGLEHGMYPKHEIRDLASFLSDMDFHPLTWRAAQPYVLYFVWVSLRGCDIKKGAKVHIAGVGDFPLFSVTSLVDPCPLLAGPERNRFPKGKEHDESKGFRSGTYLRLEVRDVPLEIVENYDPCHPILIGGISPGDEKVEYIQKDTAAINLTVEEEQPPYIIVVHGTRKVGKSTLIKSLVECYTKENLNVLYMQGPVTIISGEQRRIQFVECPNNVNGMLDAAKYADAVILLIDTYIGFEMETFEFVNILRVHGMPKVMGVLTSLDLCKNVEKLSRTKEYLMNHFRTEIYEGARIFCLSGLENGMYPKHEILDLASFISVMEFHPLSWRAAQPYVFVDPVDNGCNGGIVFKLSDAKLTLINELRCTLLVLVISLFLV, via the exons ATGGCGTCTTCTTCTTCTAGTAATCAAGAATTTGTTCTATGTAGTCGAAGTTATCTCAAAGTATTTAAAACCACCGCCAACAGCAATCCAGAGGTATCTGCTGGATTACATTTTGAAGCAGATGACCAGAAATATACAGTTGCTTCtaaagtggaagaagaagaagaacaacctcCATATGTTATTGTTGTCCATGGACCTcgcaag GTTTGGAAGTCCCCGTTGATTAAGTCACTAATTGAGCATTATACCAAAGAAAATCATGATTCATTGTACATGCAAGGACTGGTTACAATCATATCAG GTACCCAAAGACGATTACAGTTTGTGGAGTTTCCGAAGAGTGTTAATGGTATGCGTGATGCTGCAAAGTACGCTGATGCGGTGATATTGCTCGTTGATGCATATGTTGGGTTCCAAATG GAAACATTTGAGTTTGTTAATGTCTTACGAGTTCATGGCGTGCCGAAGGTTATGGGGGTGCTGACATCTCTTGGTATGTTCGAAAAtgtagaaaaacaaacaaaaaccaaaGAACGCCTCACGAATCATTTCCTTACTGAAATTCGTGAAGGAGCCAGACTATTCTGTTTATCTGGACTTGAACATGGGAT GTATCCAAAGCATGAAATACGAGATCTAGCAAGCTTCTTATCAGATATGGATTTCCATCCTTTGACATGGCGAGCTGCACAACCTTATGTGTTG TATTTTGTATGGGTATCTCTCCGAGGTTGTGATATCAAGAAAGGAGCTAAG GTGCACATTGCTGGTGTTGGTGATTTCCCTCTATTTAGTGTAACAAGCTTAGTCGATCCTTGCCCTTTACTGGCTGGTCCTGAAAGGAATAGATTTCCTAAAG GAAAAGAGCATGATGAGAGCAAGGGTTTCAGATCAGGGACATATCTAAGGTTGGAGGTCCGAGACGTTCCTTTAGAGATTGTTGAAAATTATGATCCTTGTCATCCTATTCTCATTGGAGGCATCAGTCCCGGAGACGAGAAAGTTGAATATATACAG AAAGATACAGCTGCTATTAATCTTACTGTGGAAGAAGAACAACCTCCATATATTATTGTTGTCCATGGAACTCGCAAG GTTGGAAAGTCCACATTGATTAAGTCACTAGTAGAGTGTTATACCAAGGAAAATCTTAATGTATTATACATGCAAGGCCCAGTTACGATCATATCAG GCGAGCAAAGACGAATACAGTTTGTGGAGTGTCCGAATAATGTTAATGGTATGCTTGATGCTGCAAAGTATGCTGATGCTGTTATATTGCTTATTGACACATATATTGGTTTTGAAATG GAAACATTCGAGTTTGTAAACATTTTACGAGTTCATGGCATGCCAAAGGTCATGGGGGTGCTGACATCTCTTGATTTGTGCAAGAATGTTGAAAAACTATCAAGAACCAAAGAATACCTCATGAATCATTTCCGTACTGAAATATATGAAGGAGCAAGAATATTCTGTTTATCCGGGCTCGAAAATGGGAT GTACCCGAAGCATGAAATTCTTGATCTGGCGAGCTTCATATCGGTTATGGAATTTCATCCTTTGTCATGGCGAGCTGCACAACCTTATGTTTTTGTAGACCCAGTTGATAACGGATGCAATGGGGGCATTGTATTCAAGCTTAGCGACGCTAAGCTTACCTTAATAAACGAACTAAG GTGCACATTGCTGGTGTTGGTGATTTCTCTCTTCTTGGTGTAA